CATAAGCTGCGAAATGTCCAGAAATTCTGAAATAGTGGGTAAGCCGGCTGCTGTTGCCGGCAATCCCAGAACAAGGACGGGGATAATTCTTGCGGCAAATTACGAAGCGAGAAAGTTTGGGGTTAAAACTACAATGGTTATTCATCAGGCTCTGAAACTTTGCCCTGAAATGCTGCTTGTCCCGCCGGATCACAGGTTCTATGAAAAAAAGTCAATAGAAGTAATGGAAATATTGAAAAGATTTTCCCCTGTAATAGAACAAAATAGTATAGACGAGGCATGGCTAGATATGACGGGGACAGAAACACTTTTTGGAAGCCCGATGGATGCAGCACATCAGATAATGGATGCTATAAACGATGAACTTGGCCTGTGGTGCTCAATAGGAATTAGCGAAAATAAGCTGCTGGCTAAAATAGCATCCGAAATTAAAAAACCGATGGGTATCACTGAACTATGGCTTAAGGATGTACAAACCAAGCTATGGCCTTTAAAGGTTACGGACCTGTACGGAATAGGCAGGCAGACAGGCATGAAACTCAACAATATAGGTATTGAGACTATAGGAGAACTGGCAAACTATAATTCTCAATCCTTAATTAAATACCTCGGCAGACAGGGACTGGAACTCCAAAGAATGGCAAACGGTATTGATACCTCGCAGGTCACACCCCATGTATCAGGCGAAATGAAGTCAATTGGACGTTCTAATACACTTGCTGAGGATATAACCGAAATTGAAGAAGTCAGAACAACTTTTATTGAAATGTGTGAGGAAGTTGGCTATGAAGCTAGAAAAAACAACAAAAAGGCACGTACTATTCAAATAACTATAAAATACTCGGATTTTAAGACTATAACAAGACAAACAAGCATAGAGCCAACCTATCTCACAAAGGACATATACGAGACAGGCTTTTCTCTGTTAAAGAAAAACTGGAATAGTTTAATGCCTGTCCGGCTAATAGGGATAAGCATTAGTGGCTTTGAAAATGAAGGCCTCTCAGGACAAATGTCACTATTTGATGAAGCTGATTTGTGTGACAATTCGTCCCGAAAAGAAGAAAAACTTGAAAAAGCAATTGACTCAATACGAAGTAAATTGGGGGCAAATTCCATTAGCCGAGCCATACAAATTAAAAAACCGGGAAACAAATAGTTATTTTTTGCATTGAGGGTTGTTTTTCAGCATAATACGTTGTTTATGGTAAATGAATTTTGTCAAAGTGCTTGAATCCTGTGGAGAAATATAAACAAAATTTAAGCCTACTTCGTACTTTTTATTCTCGATAGTTGTGGAACGGATTGCTTTTGCCAGTACCCGTATATTTCCCATACCCTC
This genomic stretch from Ruminiclostridium cellulolyticum H10 harbors:
- the dinB gene encoding DNA polymerase IV codes for the protein MDRVVFLVDMNAFFISCEMSRNSEIVGKPAAVAGNPRTRTGIILAANYEARKFGVKTTMVIHQALKLCPEMLLVPPDHRFYEKKSIEVMEILKRFSPVIEQNSIDEAWLDMTGTETLFGSPMDAAHQIMDAINDELGLWCSIGISENKLLAKIASEIKKPMGITELWLKDVQTKLWPLKVTDLYGIGRQTGMKLNNIGIETIGELANYNSQSLIKYLGRQGLELQRMANGIDTSQVTPHVSGEMKSIGRSNTLAEDITEIEEVRTTFIEMCEEVGYEARKNNKKARTIQITIKYSDFKTITRQTSIEPTYLTKDIYETGFSLLKKNWNSLMPVRLIGISISGFENEGLSGQMSLFDEADLCDNSSRKEEKLEKAIDSIRSKLGANSISRAIQIKKPGNK